A segment of the Ictalurus punctatus breed USDA103 chromosome 24, Coco_2.0, whole genome shotgun sequence genome:
TTGAGTACTAAACTCAAGTATTTACTTGCAGCGCTCTCtgttagtttattttattattattagtcctTCACGCTGTCCACTCAGTGGTCATCTTGGCAAACGCTTcgacattatttttattttaagtcaTACAAGACCAAGCTCCTGTTTACTTGAATTGGGAAAGACCCATAAACCAGAAATGGACagattttaaacaaatgatGTTGACAAAAATAGCTCAAGTAATgggaaatattaaatatgaaaaaaaggtTGCACTGGCTAATGTGTATGCATCAGTGTAAGAATCTAATAAGTCATGCATGAGTCTTTACCAACAAAGTGGTTCCctgttttttattaatacagCTGCCATGCTAAGAGTTTCACTGTCACATTCATATTTCAACCAGTGGCCTGTCTGTAGTCCTTCCCTGTCTGTTGTTACTTAATAGCAATTAATATTAACTGATGGAATCATTAATTCATTTGATTGAAGATCACTGAAGAtgatctctttctttttcttggtcagggttgcagtggatccaaAGCCTAGTCTGGGAAATCtaggtgtgaggcaggaatacaccctggatgggacaccggggcaacatgcaaacacacttCACACCTATGGGAAATTTAGTGCAACCAGTCCACCTCCCGGCATGTTTGTTTTCAACGGGTGCATATCAGAGAATCCAGAACCCAGAGAACATGAGAAGAAAatctacacagacagaaacCTGAGTAGGGCTGGGTCATATCACAAAAATATCATAACATATATATTTGAAGATATTTCTGTGACACTTGTTATGCATGACAATGTAAAGGTTTGCTAACAAGCAGTGAGCAAAACAGTAGACATTATAAattcagtggaaaaaaaaaacgagtttatacttttattaaatgtctacaaaaatgagttattgaaaaataaaattctgtaaaaaatgcttacatttttatacaatttaattttttttaacatcaacTCAGCTGCTTACGATCACTAAATACATATATCACCGTATTGGAAATGCTCCCCACTGCGCCACCATACCACCCACAAACTGAATCATTGACATCAGTTTTACTAAATATCACTAAATATCACTAAATGCTATTTTCTGACATTTATCATTTTACTCATTTTGCTGTGACATATTATGAGAAATCAAAATGACTAGTTCACGTTTAGGGTCTAAGCGTCATGAAACAGGAAATGTTCTCATTTAATCATGCACAATTTTACTACATTTTCCAAAACATACCAAAGTAAGCTATTGCAAATCTGAGCCGTACAGAGTGCAGTTGTTTTAGGACTGTTGGTTAAAAATATTCATAAGTATTCGTTCAGGCTCCTTCTACAGCATGTGATGCTGTCAAGCATTGCCATGTACAGGATGGGATGTAGGCACATGTTCAGGCAGGCTAGGGCCTTTGATGCCGGGTATCCATTACAcacataataattaatatttccTTCTTCCTTAATTTTAAAGTACCATATTTGCAGAATGTGATAAGGGACAAAAGACACAATGTACAGGATGCAAATTAATGCCACAGTCAGAGACACTTTTTTCTTGTCCAGTGAGGTGATATTGACGTTTTTAGAAAGAGCCACCATTACACCAAAATAGGATGCAAAAGTAACCACAAATGGGACTAAGCAGCCTATAACAGCCATAAACACCCGAGCGATAACCTTTTTAGATTCCTGGCCTGGTTCTGAAAATAAGGAACATCTGTCACTCTGGACACCTGAATAGTAGAGGATCGGAGATGAAATGATTGCTACAGAAATCCAGACAAACACACTGATGATCTTGGTGTGTTTTAAGTGAATGTGCTCATGTGTGTAAAAGGGATGAACGATGGCTAGGTATCGAGTGACACTTATGCACATGATGAAGTAAATGCTCGCATAGAGGTTGGAAGTGAAGAGGAAGCGCTCTATTTTGCAGACAGCAGCACCAAATTCCCACTTCAATCCTTTTGAATAGTAGACAATAAGAAGTGGGAGAGTGAGCGCATAAAGGATGTCACTGATGACCAGGTTGCACGAGAACACCACTCCTGTGTGCcagtttttcttctcttttgtcACAAGCAGCCACAGCGCCAGTATGTTCCCCATCAATGCCACAAACATCTCCACACCGTAGATGGGAGGTAACAGTTCCTTTTGAAATGTACTGTTGCAGCTGCTGCGGTTCATGTATCCAATTTTACTGAGCCTCCTGCAAAATATAGCAATGAAGAGTTTACTTCTGACATATAGAATACAGTGACTTGCAAAGTCTTGAAGTGTTCCCTTGGAATTTATCAGATTTTTCTGAATAACAAATgatacatacacatattcttCCTGTCAGTAATGTTGCTGCAAACTCGTTTGGCTTCAAAGTCAAAATTAATTACATGATCACCAAGTATttcaaagaaaatcaaaaactgaagaaaaaaaataaatgctgcttgcataagtattcagcCCCCCAGGTTCCAGGAGCGCCAGATATTGATCAAAATACACTAAAGTAACAGCTCCTATTTTcttaacaaaaaacacagcaattgAACTTCCATTAAGGAGACTGTCAGTCTGAAGGAAAGGATTGTAATGAAGAATAGAACAGAATTTCATAAATTAGGAATAAGGTGTAAAATGATATTTAAGGGGTTGGACATCCCAGTAAGCAGTGTTGGATTAATAGTGAGGAAGTGAAAGCTGCATTACACAACCCAAGCACtaactagatagatagatagatagatagatagatacaaaattaacaaaattaaagctgttatttttttctgacaAACAATGAATTTGGTGTTAAAGATTACTTTAAGGGCATGGCATGTTGGGTCGCAATAAAAATACTGGTTGGAATAATCTGTctaaatgttgtttttaatccAGATGAACCTCATTAGCTTTtaagggggttgaatacttttgcaaggcactgtagGAATCTACAGAACTTGTTTTAGGATAGATTAAAAGAATGGTATGAAGGGGTTCAACTGTCACAAAATTTTCAACtactaatttttttaaaataatttttgtatTGACACTAAAAGGTTAATGTAGTTGTAATGAGGCTTTATGACCATTAGCTAGCATCATGAACAACAAGTGCTGAAATCCACACAGGTAGCTTCAAACAGGGTTGAACTGTTGTGGCATTTTAAATAGATTTgcctaaaaaaaattcaagtagGCATAAACCACATGAGTCCATCGCAGAAGTAAAGATTGAAATGCATTTGTACACATGCATAGCTAAGTATATCATGGGAATTTTAGATATTTTTCTTGCATTTGCTCTATTATACATGCCATTTAGTTATAATGATACTGAAAACTAAAACTGTggaataatgaatataatacaggattaaaaataatcatataTCTAACCACACCACCAGTTCACATGACATACTGCAGTATAAAGAATAATGTAGTACAAAGGAATCTTATTTGATGAGAAACCAACACGTTACATAAACTGGTCTGGCTGAAAATTTCTGGAACAAGCATTAAGATTAAATTTGAAACTATGGAAGGTATCTATCACAGTATGATAGTTCTAGGAGCATTTCGACAATAATTTGTTTCAGAGGTGCCAACAGAAGTGCTAGCATTTACAATTTTTGATATCTGAAAACCAATATGCTGTTCATATTTACAATTCCCCAGGGTAGAATATGTcacatttaaaattttctttCAGTATGTATTCATTTTTGAAGATCAGTAATATATATGCAAAAAAGAATGGCTGTAGTGCAGCAATGCTAGTGGACATGGAATATACTTTATACCAGATATGCATTTACAAGCTTATTTGCCAGCTTATATAATTACCTGACTCCAGTCAGTTGGATTGAAAACTGCAGATTCTCTCAGACTTCAAAAAACACCCAAAGAATCATAAAGAGAACAATAATGCAGAAATACTCTCAGCTTGCTTGTTGCTGTTTCTTACTTTTGAGCTTATTATTTGAAGTTTTCTTTTGAAATACAGTAACTGTCTGCTTAGATTACCATCTCTTCAAAATGCAAACTTTTTAGGCCAGTCCCCTTGAGCCAGGTGTTGTTTGACTACCTGCTTTGTTATGGCTGGCAAATACTTCTCTACTAAATATTTGCATCACTTTCTTCTTGTGTAAGCGTCGTCCTGGTCAATTTGTAAAGCATAGTGTTGTATTCTGTGCTCTCTGCTTGGACTTTGTGCCTCATTTGCAAATTGCTTTggtcatataaataaataggctATATTGGGcgtctgtggctcaggtggtagagcgggttgtccactaatcgtagggttggcggttcaactcctggcccacatgactccaatGCCgacgtgtccttgggcaagacgctgaaccccaagtcgctcccgatggcaagctagcgccttgcatggcagctctgctaccattggtgtgtgtgtgtgtgtgtgtgtgtgtgtgtgtgtgtgtgagtgtgaatgggtgaaggagaaccagtgtaaagctgattacattactgattactgcatgtaaaaagtaatcagattgcTAATTACTTTACTGTgacgttactttcaaaacttctaaaacctacaaaaaatacactacaaagtgaaactcatctTTCAGTTCTTTCAGTCATTTCAGCACGCGttaatgtatgacatgatcagaaaaagtcagaTTTATAATTAAATTTGCCTCGGGGGTTGTAATTGCTTGTAGGACTatcagaccgataaaatataaaacttttctaactatgCTAGTTTGGTGacactagccaaggggaggcacagctaagctatcactgtatgggttaaCGGCCATAGTGCCATGCAGAAtatattatctttccttatgctctgttcatattcatgtaaactggaactcatacagacatttaaagccctgttttcctgctcagcgtgagaggatgttactgtttcagtttctcctttactgatttaaaaaaattaaatcggTGTATAtcaatttttcctcacactgactgtgtgagctagcgtttggcagaattgagagccgccagccaataagacacgagtatttccacgtattttcctgtaaaccctttCTGATCGGTCTTGCCTCCGTTCAccgaagatataaaattacaacaccgccgtcttcttttactggcGTTCAGTTACGTAGCAAGGAACCGCACCAAGTGGAAAATTATTCagggataaagaaaaaaatctccgGAGCAAAAcgtgatttctttttaaaatgccttttacttaatattgttttcttaacaataaatctgTAACACAAGTAACatcattttattgacatcagaaactgtaatcaaatgacaaattttaaatgtaatgctgcattatcagaaaaagtcactAGAGTATAGTAACGCATTACACCAAACCAACTCTGGATATAAGTCACAGCAATGTACAGCAGACAATTCTAAAATACTTACAGCACTATATCCAAGAAGCATATGAATATTTTACATGGCACAAGTAAATCTTTATATAGTGTGTTCAAAAATGAAGCAGCTAATATCAGAATGTTCTGATTTTCTTTAACCTGCAATAACTGTTCCGAAAGGAAATCATATTGTGTCATGATATTTAAAATGCTGTGAATTTCTTCAATGTGACACAAGAAGGTAATGTATTGGCTTTGCGTGTTACCATGGTAAAAGATTTCAGTCTAACAGTCAACCCtaaattaaataacaaattGCACTACTAGTGATTAACTAGAAACTAGCTATAGATACAAAATTATAACCATTTGGAAAGAATAACCCACATCTTCTCAACCTTTTCTGGtcaatgacctttttttttttttaacttcaaattGCCTAAAGgctaataaaattttaataataataataataataatagaaggaGAAGAAtatttttcttgtattttaattaatattgtaTGAATGAAGATTATATGTATAGAACTACATTATAAATAACGACTTGTTGTCAGAAAACATATCTAAGATACTCTCTAAGACACTCTTTTTATACTTAATCATGTTACtaacctgttgccaattaacctccagctgtttctt
Coding sequences within it:
- the LOC108257333 gene encoding P2Y purinoceptor 11, whose amino-acid sequence is MNRSSCNSTFQKELLPPIYGVEMFVALMGNILALWLLVTKEKKNWHTGVVFSCNLVISDILYALTLPLLIVYYSKGLKWEFGAAVCKIERFLFTSNLYASIYFIMCISVTRYLAIVHPFYTHEHIHLKHTKIISVFVWISVAIISSPILYYSGVQSDRCSLFSEPGQESKKVIARVFMAVIGCLVPFVVTFASYFGVMVALSKNVNITSLDKKKVSLTVALICILYIVSFVPYHILQIWYFKIKEEGNINYYVCNGYPASKALACLNMCLHPILYMAMLDSITCCRRSLNEYL